The following proteins are co-located in the Streptomyces bottropensis ATCC 25435 genome:
- a CDS encoding S1 family peptidase, whose protein sequence is MKRLITALKRCAVVGAAALAIASLQPVSPAEAAPSPVVGGTRAAQGEFPFMVRLSMGCGGALYTQQIVLTAAHCVGATGNNTGITATAGVVDLQSTSGRVQVRSTKVYRAPGYNGTGKDWALIKLAQPINLPTLKIATTTQYNTGDFTVAGWGAAVEGGAQQRYMLKATVPFISDTTCRAFGGLYRGLVPGDEICAGFAAGGVDTCQGDSGGPMFRRDNAGAWIQVGIVSWGDGCARRNAPGVYSEVSTFASQIAAGAATL, encoded by the coding sequence TTGAAGCGACTCATCACCGCCCTGAAGAGATGCGCGGTTGTCGGTGCCGCCGCGCTCGCGATCGCCAGTCTGCAGCCCGTGTCACCGGCCGAGGCCGCTCCCTCGCCGGTCGTCGGCGGTACGCGTGCCGCGCAGGGCGAGTTCCCGTTCATGGTCCGGTTGTCGATGGGCTGTGGCGGCGCGCTGTACACCCAGCAGATCGTGCTCACGGCCGCGCACTGTGTGGGCGCGACCGGCAACAACACCGGCATCACCGCCACGGCGGGCGTCGTGGACCTGCAGAGCACCAGCGGCCGGGTCCAGGTCCGCTCGACCAAGGTGTACCGGGCCCCCGGCTACAACGGCACCGGCAAGGACTGGGCCCTCATCAAGCTCGCCCAGCCGATCAACCTGCCGACGCTGAAGATCGCCACCACGACGCAGTACAACACCGGTGACTTCACGGTGGCCGGGTGGGGCGCGGCCGTCGAGGGCGGTGCCCAGCAGCGGTACATGCTGAAGGCCACGGTGCCGTTCATCAGCGACACCACCTGCCGCGCCTTCGGCGGCCTGTACAGGGGTCTCGTCCCGGGCGACGAGATCTGCGCCGGCTTCGCCGCCGGTGGCGTCGACACCTGCCAGGGCGACTCCGGCGGCCCGATGTTCCGCCGGGACAACGCCGGAGCCTGGATCCAGGTCGGCATCGTCAGCTGGGGCGACGGCTGCGCCCGGCGCAACGCCCCCGGTGTCTACTCTGAGGTGTCCACCTTCGCGTCCCAGATCGCGGCGGGTGCGGCCACGCTCTGA